The Lampris incognitus isolate fLamInc1 chromosome 4, fLamInc1.hap2, whole genome shotgun sequence genome segment TGTTTGTCAAGACGAGTCTCATAAGATAAAGTTACTGCTTGGCCTTTGCACTAGTTGGTGGTTCCTGCTCTTTCCAGAAGAGTCCAGGTTATGTTCATAGGAACAACAAATGAATATAAGGGAAATTTTCCCATCATTATGGTGGATGTGATGTCAATCTTGAATGTTACCTGAATTTGTAGAAGCAAAACATTCAAATACAAGCAATATATAATGAGAAAAGGCCATTTTTCTGCTTAGTCAAGTACTAAGTAGATTCAGATGTTCCTACAATACCCAGAATTCATTGAATGCATTGAATACTGCTGAGGATTTTCCCTGTTCACACATCATGCAGCTACTATCTGTAAAATACAAGGATAGTGTTTGTTTACACATGACATGATGGTGCCTGCTGTCTCTTTACATCCTGCTCCTGTAGGATGCCATTTTTATATTGTAAACTACAGCTTCTCTTAACTGTGCAACACAGCTGCCTATTAAGCCCAACCTCTGCACAGACTGGGTGTAGCTCTTATTTCTAGGTATGTCTATTTTCCAGATATTTTTAAATACATCCTAATTCTTGCTGGTTTACAAATTTCTTGCTCGAACGAATACCTGCCATGTGCAAGTCGCAGTTGCATTCCTTGTGATTAGTTCCCTCACTCAATgaaaaacatgccaggctggtcttggtactctgatgTAAACATAGCAGtataaacatagctgcagctaaAAAAAATGAGCGAGTCTGTTTTGATTTAGCTGTGCCAGCACACCCAATCAGTATTGACAGAGAGGCAGAGCCAGCAATAAAAATTTGtcagtagtactgtcaatgctggttctttcgCACACCTGCATCCAACAGATTGGCTGCAGCTGTTTACCCTAaatcagagtaccaagaccagcctagCATgtatttaacctttacatggttttcaaCCAGAAGATGTCGGCAAACTCAATAAAATGGGCTCAGATTTAGTTGCTCTAAAGTCACATAATGTgccgtttttttccccctcacccACACTTGAGCATTATTTGGCCACATTAATTTGAAAACTGGCCCTTCTgaccccttccccctcccctaaAAAATTGAATATACCCAATTATCTTTCAAAATGCAAAACTTATACGGGGCTTGTATTGCAGTGATGATGTTTATTACAAAATATCCTAAAGTATCTTGACCATTACCACGTCTTTTCACTATCTCCGTTATAGAGTTATCCTTACCGTAGCTCACCAAGAGAAGATGCCAGTTCAGACAGCCGCTCCTCTAGCTGGAGACTCCCCTCTCCTCTGACAACCTCCTCTAGATCTTATGATCGTCCCTGGGCTGACTCCCCTTTAAGTGGTAGGAGCAAACTGGTATGTAGGATGCATTGTCCTATTTTATTATTTAGTTTATTTTTGTGGTTAAATACATTTACGTCTTATACACCTTCACCTACAGCATTTGACTCGTCAAAGGTCTGTTGTTCAAAAATGCACACCCATGCTACTTGAGCATGGATGTGCAACATTAAAGATTTCTTAAATGTTTTTTTAGAACGATTCCGAGAGGAGATTGGGCACATACTCTGGTTTGAATGCCACTGATGATGGAGATTCTAAAAGGGCCAAGCTGTCATTTGGCAACAGAGGGGCTTATTCAAAGACGCCCTCAACCACAGTTAATGGATCATCTTATTCTGGCAGCAGGCTAAGTGGTGGCACAGGTACACAGCACCGACGTTTCAGAGGCCATTAAGAGAAACTTGTTGGCATGTTCATACTTGTTTTAATGGGTTGCCTACATATTTATTTTCTAACCTGTTATTACCAGACCAATTTATATAAATGCAGCACACATTTTtaattatttgtttttaaatgtctagTAACACAACTAATTTTACAAACCAGCCTGATTCCTTACCAAAACTCTCAAGTTGTCCTTTTGAAGCAAAACTCTTCTGTTGGTTAATGTACTATATTTGTATTACTTTTTAAGTGAAGCATTTCATGCCATTGATCATTTTATTGATTGAGTCATCAGATGGGAATTTCCAGGTCTGCTTTAAACCGGTTCTCTTCTGATTTGTATAAAAACTCACTTCAgttatcaaaatgcattttaattgAGGTGTTCCTCAAGGTTATTATTTTCAAGGACAAACATTTTCTCTTTATGCTTCCCTTTAGCTACATTTGTCAGATGTCTCTTACcagtgctatgctgatgatattgtTGTATCTCTTGCTAAAACCCTAAAGACCCAAGTAGGTCGGCTATAATTCAAGTTTCCCTTTCTGACATTAAAAGTAAATGTCAAGAATCTAACTTCACCTAAATTCTGATAAAACCTAACTCCCTGGCTGTTGGCCTGTAGCACATTTCTAGTCTAATCAAGATGTCTTGGCCCTTCTAAATTACAAATTAAAAATGATAGCTAAAATCTGGGAGTCATATTTTTTGGAGATGCACATCAAAGTTAATTAGTTCACTGAGGTTTTTATCTACTAAGGAGTATAAAGGTAATTTTATTCCTGGATTTTGATGATTCTGAAAACTATTAAACCTGTAGTGCTTTACTTGTCCtagaatacaaataaaaaaaatttcaaaCTTGTCCCAGTCATCTTCAAATAGTTACTCTGCTGCAACGATTGTTGGCATAAATTTTAAGAATTGATTTTTAAAGGATTAAAGACTTCCTGGTCTAGCTCCTTGCTCGTCCTCCTTTGTAGTACCAAAATCCCAATTGAGGACTACGGGTGATGGGGTTTATGCTGTTCTTGGAACAACCTTCCTGAGGATATTGGGCTAGCAAATTTGATGCCCTCTTTAAAATGGTTTATGAATGGCTTTATTTCAGCCACTGGctattttaattttgttttctttcttcttgaCTTATTTGTCAATTAAGTATTTGTATACGTTTGTGATGTGCAACTTGCTTGGAGTACTTGttattgttttgaaaagtgcaatataaatCACTAAAGATTCTTAACAGGCGTAGGGGAGAAGCGGACTGACACCTGGTTAGATTCATCATGGAGATCATGCCGTTTATTATCCCGGTCATCCTCTTCCACTGCTGGCTCTTTAGAGCCAGAGTCACTGTTGTCCAGGAGGAAGCTGGAGACGAGGCACGAACCCAGTCCTTCTGGTCAGGGAGAGAGCAGGATTAGGAGCCCTGGATTGGCTTCTGCATTGTGTAGGGATATATCTTGCCGGTTTCATGCACAAAACTATAAATTGCCTGATTTCTATAAAGTACACACAAGCTGACTTAagatttgtctttatgcatgctcaattatccaggtaagaaaatcacagaaagttgaatcagtccatctggacataacgtttattgagagagagaaacgtttcatcaatcatctaattgacctctgagttgagactgaagaggtcacttagatgagtgatgaaacgtttctctcaataaacgttgtgtccagatgaactgattaaactttctgtgactGACTTAAGATTGTTTTCTTCCCGCTTTTCAGATCAGCCAGGAAGGTTAACCTCCACCTATGCACAGGGAGCTCGGCCCAAAGACACCCTCTACTCCTCCTTTTCCTCTGCTCCCTCTTCTTCAAGGGAGAGCTCAGTCAATGGTCTTGTCTCTTCTGCCTCCACCACCTCTCACTATCAGTCCTCTCAATCTGCCCGTGAACTCGGCATCAGAACCACAACAGCCCATTCCCGTACCGTCTCCTCCCAGGAAAGCCCCAAGTCCACCTCGGccatctcttcctcctcctcccgtttTGTCTCTCCCATGCCCAGACAGGATACCAACCGCCTTCCCCCTCAAGCTGTCTCTGAACAGCCTTTGCTGAGGCAGATACCCGAAGAGCCAGAGGGTCGTCGCTCGACTCGCCGCCTTCTATCCCGCCTCTTCTCCCGTCGGTCTAGCCATGACTCCTCTAGTGGGTCATCCAGCGTGCAGCAGTCTTCCATTGGCTCGACCTTTGAGAGTCAGCCAGCAACCGGAGAAGCTGCGAACAATGAGGAAGGGGCCAGGATTTCCAGTGTGGAGCCTGACACCAGAGGCTCTGAGGCAGTTCAGGGCCTTGCCCATCTTGGGCCTCACAGAGGTGAACTCCCCATTTTAGAAGATGGCCAAGGCGAGAGTCAACCTAGTGCCCTGATTCAGCCTAGCCAAGATTCTAGGCGGCTGCTcagtagtaatagtaacagtaggAGT includes the following:
- the marchf7 gene encoding E3 ubiquitin-protein ligase MARCH7 isoform X1; this translates as MDSRSGRPPFSMSSSRSSYTSTSSYTSSSLGASRLYGRERVLSSDFFPRASTVKSEADYQSYPYRSSPREDASSDSRSSSWRLPSPLTTSSRSYDRPWADSPLSGRSKLNDSERRLGTYSGLNATDDGDSKRAKLSFGNRGAYSKTPSTTVNGSSYSGSRLSGGTGVGEKRTDTWLDSSWRSCRLLSRSSSSTAGSLEPESLLSRRKLETRHEPSPSGQGESRIRSPGLASALYQPGRLTSTYAQGARPKDTLYSSFSSAPSSSRESSVNGLVSSASTTSHYQSSQSARELGIRTTTAHSRTVSSQESPKSTSAISSSSSRFVSPMPRQDTNRLPPQAVSEQPLLRQIPEEPEGRRSTRRLLSRLFSRRSSHDSSSGSSSVQQSSIGSTFESQPATGEAANNEEGARISSVEPDTRGSEAVQGLAHLGPHRGELPILEDGQGESQPSALIQPSQDSRRLLSSNSNSRSAGRSSSNWLSSSLRNRYTPFFSRHVRDESSPPATGLIDGCLRHLRRQDDPNYKASDDSEDEDDEVLESVEVPGPSGPGIIRVQPMQPNATEIGIAVLPTPRGRLYEDIVAVDSEIPEEKKPVPSRDPERLCKIQESLLLEDSDEEEGDLCRICQMGEESASNPLIEPCRCTGSLQYVHQECIKKWLHSKISSGTSLESITKCELCKEKLHLNIDNFDVNELYRTHMQSDYEFISSGLYLVVLLHLCEQRFSDVLGAANEAGFFNLARTLHEHMDNLESSREEGATEEGGRDNRPSIDFSDLEEDAEEDWS
- the marchf7 gene encoding E3 ubiquitin-protein ligase MARCH7 isoform X2, with the protein product MDSRSGRPPFSMSSSRSSYTSTSSYTSSSLGASRLYGRERVLSSDFFPRASTVKSEADYQSYPYRSSPREDASSDSRSSSWRLPSPLTTSSRSYDRPWADSPLSGRSKLNDSERRLGTYSGLNATDDGDSKRAKLSFGNRGAYSKTPSTTVNGSSYSGSRLSGGTGVGEKRTDTWLDSSWRSCRLLSRSSSSTAGSLEPESLLSRRKLETRHEPSPSGQGESRIRSPGLASALYQPGRLTSTYAQGARPKDTLYSSFSSAPSSSRESSVNGLVSSASTTSHYQSSQSARELGIRTTTAHSRTVSSQESPKSTSAISSSSSRFVSPMPRQDTNRLPPQAVSEQPLLRQIPEEPEGRRSTRRLLSRLFSRRSSHDSSSGSSSVQQSSIGSTFESQPATGEAANNEEGARISSVEPDTRGSEAVQGLAHLGPHRGELPILEDGQGESQPSALIQPSQDSRRLLSSNSNSRSAGRSSSNWLSSSLRNRYTPFFSRHVRDESSPPATGLIDGCLRHLRRQDDPNYKASDDSEDEDDEVLESVEVPGPSGPGIIRVQPMQPNATEIGIAVLPTPRGRLYEDIVAVDSEIPEEKKPVPSRDPERLCKIQESLLLEDSDEEEGDLCRICQMGEESASNPLIEPCRCTGSLQYVHQECIKKWLHSKISSGTSLESITKCELCKEKLHLNIDNFDVNELYRTHMQSDYEFISSGLYLVVLLHLCEQRFSDVLGAANEAGVLVRKGLRRKAGGTTGHLSTSLTWRKTLRRIGHERTGG